Sequence from the Triticum urartu cultivar G1812 unplaced genomic scaffold, Tu2.1 TuUngrouped_contig_5964, whole genome shotgun sequence genome:
aaaaaaaaaaaaaaactttAATTTTCccctttccccccccccccccacctctAGGTAGATCTTTGATCCTTTCAATCAGAAAGCACAATTTTTAAGAAATTTTGTTGGACATAAAGATGTGAAAATATCTCACAGGCAATGACCATGATTAATCAATAATAAAAGCCCTAGGATTGTCAAAAAAATACTCCCACTACAAGCCTGATGTAAATGTGTGATTACCAGAAGAAGATTTCTTTACTGTGAACACGGTCACGTTATTGACCTTGAATGGTATTCATTGTGCTCAACATCTAGTATTTGTATCAAGCTTGTTTCTGGCTCTCTGCTAGTTGATTTCTATGTGTAGCCAGCTGCCTTTTTTGTGTTTGCCTCTCTAGGAACATCGCAGATATATTCCAGAAGTTAATTAAGCTTGTCTTTTGGCTCTGATATTGATTGCTAGTCATTGCCAAGTGCTACTCTGCTAGCTTATTCCTTCTAAGACCTACCCACTAGCTTTTTCTAAAATCTCCATTTGTTCCTACAATGACTATGATCTGTGCGTAATATCTCAAGTAAAGTTCTGCTCGTTTTCTATTATAACATTTTTGTGAATAAAGCACTAATTTGTAAAAATTAGCTCTACATGGTAGTACTAACATTAATTAAGGCATGGCTTCGTGACTTTGGTACCAATGGGATAGAAATGACACTTATTTACTTATTTAGCATGGTCTCTCTTACTGCTTCTCCTAGCTACCAACCATGTTACAATGCACTATCGAAAACTAGATGTATGTATACTAACCAAGTGAGTATTTATTTATTTAACGAACAGTCCCTGCAGTTTCTTCCCTTCTAGCTGTGTGTGGATTATACCAGCTTTTTCATGCTATGTGCTTTGTTGGGTGTTCATTCTATGTCCTCTTCATTTAATCTGGTACAATATAGTGATGATACACCTTGTTATCTTACTCAATATCTTGATTGTTTATCTTCTTTCGTGTGATCTTCTTCTTACACCTTTGTGTAAGCTACATGGCTAGGCATATTGAATAATGCTACCCAGGAATATATGGCAATCATGTGTATATATTAGAAATCTACGAGTCGCTGGAGTCATCATTATTACTTGCAAGCTACAGTTTCCATCAATACCGTTGTCTTCATGGACTGTTTGCATGTACACTGTGAGAACATTTTCCAATCATATTTTGCAGGAGAACAAAGAAACCACTTGGTAAAGACAATAGGTCATCAAATATTGGGCAAAGTATGGCAATGAAGGAAAGAATGAAGACATAAAGATTCTCAAGCAAATCAAGCAATGAAAATCTTCCTCCGTGGTGTTAGTAATGCAAATATTCAGTTTTAATGTAACCTTGGCTAAATTGCCACCATTTGATGTTGATGTGAACCTTTGTTGTATTGCAAAGATTGAACTTTTTACAAAGTCTCATGTTAAAGTTCTCCTTTTGCtttattttctactccctccgtttggaAATAACTAACACGAGGGAGTTATTtctgaacggagggagtatgtactGGCAAGTTTCAGTTTAAAGCAAAACATTGTTGTATGTGTGAACAGTAGAGGTTCAATGTTATATTGTTCCTCATTTTAGTGTTGGCATGGATTTCACCTCCAAATCGTAGTGCCAGCCAAACATGAAATTTGGATTTGGAATCTGGATTCAGCCAAATGATTCCCTTATCAGAATTTCATTTCGTTTCTACCATATGAAATGAAATCAGGGGGGGGCAAGCAAGCTGTAATTGTTCTGTTGAGCTCAGAATATGCGTGGATGTATTGGAACCACCGTCTCATTGAACATTGATTCTGGAACGGCACCAGCACATTGAACTTTGCAACACTGATGGAATTCTTACAGCAACCAGTTCATGTTCATGTTAGCGCTACATTCTACACTAGTATAGTGTcgaaaacgctcttatattatgggacaaaGGAAGTAGTATGCCTCGTTGCGCTCAGTTGCTGGATGCCATTTTCTTGGGAGGCCAGCCAACAGGGTCATTGCAGTTCAGGAATTTAAGTATGTTTCAGTCATCAGAAGTGCTCAATGTCATTACGGACATATCACTTGTTAGGTTAACTCCTCTCTGGCAGCCTAAAGATCGGTGCCTATCAAGGATGAGCACATCGACAAAAGACAAGGTACATGTTGGAATCAAGCCATAGCAGAAATCCTCTTGTACAAAGGAGCAAAGTTAAACACAAGACAAAATTTCAATGAAATAAGCTGGCGACCCATAAAATGATGAGGTCCAACAGAAAGCACAAAGATTTGAGTTATGTCGGAATTTCAACAAGCCCAGTCCACATGTTATGGAATTCACCCAAGTTTGGATGATGAGATTCCAGAGGGACAAAGAAGTATTATTGAATGTTCTAGTAAAAGAACTTGACTTTCGCCGTTATCTAGTATCCCCAGTAATCGTTACGGATCTCATCATCAAACTTCTTCTTGAGTTCAGGGTGCTTCGCAAAGTACTCGTCTGCTGTCATTGTGCTGATCTTTTTCTGCATGTGTAAACAAGATGTTAAGATGAATGTAAAACAACTGGTACCGAATTTTTCAAAGATCCACCTCACCTTCAACTCTTTCAATTCAGCAATCTCCTTCTCTATCCTCTCTGATTCCTTCAGAGATGTCTTCTCTGCTTCCTTCATTTCGATTAACTATGCATTTTCAAAAGAAAGTTCATAAGAATCTGAATGGAAGAGCCATCAGTGGCAATCCAATTTGTACCAAAGAAGGTGTCTATGGGAATAACAGGAAAGTGAAGCATATTTATAATGGTGAATCCTCACCAGAGCATCAAACTTTGGCTTATACTCAGGAGTGACAGTGTCAACATACTTTGGGATCTCAATGCCTGCATTAGTTCCGTTGATTGGTGTATCAGTGAGAGGTTAAACAGATTGAATGAGCATAGACTAGCGAGACTAACAGCTATACTGGAAAGTAGCAAAAACTAAATGCTAAATCATTTGGTGTGAATAAATCAAAATACATAGCAGGATTGAAATTCCTAACATAATCATACAACATATTGCTAGGGGCACCCTCAAGAAGGGAGATGAAACCTAAAACATGATGTATTAGAATGCATACATGAAGTATACATCACTACTATAATATTGTGAAGGGGGCATTTTGAACTATAAGCAAGTTACAGTCGGTATCCTAATTCTTAATCTTTGGAAGACATATCATCCACTAGTTAAAAATCCAATATTAAATCAAAACCATCTTGTTTACAAATTTATAGCACACTGGTTTCCTAGAAATGCAAGTAGATGGAGAGTACGAAATACACATACTATCATAAGCCTCCTTGTACATATCCACAACTTTCGATCCAATTCCTTTTTTGTAGTATTCCCAGTCAATTGGCTTTGGTTCCTGCAGTAGCGATAGATATAGATCTCTCATATCAGTCGATATGCCAGAAATGGCGATGCATGTTTCATATGTAGCCATAAGAAGTTAAATTTAAATATAACAAACAAACAGGGTTAAACTTTCCAAGCATATAACATGCCAAAGAAGGCTACTTAGTTCATCCATGCATGCCTCCATTGAGAACCTCACAAGAGGTTGCAATTTCATGTTCAAAAGCAATGCTTGGATTACAAGAGGGATCAAATAAGCCACACCTTTTCCAGTCGGTAATGTTGGGGTGTGCAGTGATTTAGGAATATGTAGTTCTACACGGAGTAAAATGTAAGATGTACCAAAGATAAGAGGAACAATAGGGAGAGACACGGGATGTACGATCCATCCAGAAATTCCCCCAAATGTTCTTGCTCATGTCTCGACCTCCTCCCAAATCCTAACATCAAATCCCTAAATCGTTCAATAGTTCAATAACTAACCAACTGGGCAAGTAAATCCTAAAGGCGAAACCGAGATTTGATTGCCCCCTGTTCGTGGATCTGCAGATCCCCGGCGCAACCGCAGTTGACTAGCGAAACGTAAAGATTCCCCTGATCTGATCTGACCGAGGACCAAACCCTAGGCACATTTGCCAGATCGACCAGCCGAGCGCGAGACGGGGATGAGGCCGGCGGCGATTGGAAGGATACCTGGGAGAACTTGGTCTGGAGCTGGTGGTTGACGTCCTCGAAGGTGCGGCGGAGGTTGGCAAACTCCTTTCGGGCCTCGTCGGAGACGAGCATCTTCGCCAGGCCGTCCCAATCGATCGCCTTCCCGGCCTTGGCCGCGACGTCCGTCACCTTCTTCACCCCGCTCATCTTCGGCTCTGGATCTGCTAGACTTGCTAGGGCTGTGTGACTCTTGATTGTTTCGGGAGTTCGGTCCAGGCTCCAGAGTAATATGTCCCTGTTATCTCCTTCAAAAAAAAAAGTTTATGCGGCGCTAAAATGACGGGCGCTCAGGGCTTCCCCGCTCCAGGCAATTTCAGCCGCTAGATCTTCATCAAAACGATCTCAGCCGTTTGGGGCTGTGGAGCAGACTTTCCGTTACCCTGGGCCGTGGAGTATTTCTCTGGTGACTGTTAATGGGGCCTGCTTGGTATTGGCCCACGAAACAGAGACCATTCATCTCTTCGGTGTGGTGTTAAAGGCGCCCACTCATCAACCCTGGTGGGCCAGCCCATGTAGAGCGAGATTTTATTTCCTCTCGGTTCGCTCGATCGCATTTGAAAAAACAGAAcgaaaaattcataaaaaaatgGAAAAATCGTGAATTCAAACATGTTCATggattttgaaaaaaatcatcaaaaatgagaaagagttcatggattttgaaaaaaaacattgaattttaaaaaatgctcatcaaatttgaaaaaaaaagatcatcgactttgaaaaaagttaaccaaaactaaaaaaaagttcataaaaaaaAAAAAATCATTGCTTTTTTTAGAAAAGCTCACATATTTGCACATAATTCATCAAACCAGCaagaacaaaaaacaaaaaagggaaaatgaaaatgaaaaatgaaaaaaggaagaaggaaagaaggaaAAGGTTGATACTTACTAGTAGATCCTGCTGGGTGGCGGGGTGGTTACACCAGCCTACCTTGACGAGGTAGGTTGCTTGTTCAATTCACAACTAGCGCGCATTTTGATTGCCTGGTGTTAAAGGGAGTGACTATGAAAAGCGAGGCATATTCAGCTACTCAGCTCTCGTCGGAAGGAGCTCGTGAATTGGCCCGTCCAACAAGCCCGTGCAACCACGCACCTGCCTAAATGGGCTGTCCCAACGCATGGGGAGGCCACTGCCTtgtctttttctattttttcacattttttgttttcattttttattttaatCTTCCAAGTACTTTAAATATATATACTGCAAGAACCTAAATTGTAAAAAGTGCAACTCCACTTTTTAGACGCATCGAGGACACACCTGTGATAGTCGTTGGATCCTAATCGCACGTGTTCAAGTGTTCCCTGGTCAGAGCGAACTATCGCGCAAAACAAACCTCGGGAAGAGGCTATACACAcgttctgaaggaaatatgccctagaagcaataataaagttgttatttatatttccttatatcaagataattttttattattcatgctagaattgtattaaccggaaacttagtacatatgtgaatacataaacaaacagagagtccctagtatgcatctacttgactagctcgttaatcaaagatggttaagttttctgaccatagacatgtgttgtcatttgatgtacaggatcacatcattagagtgATGTGGtagacaagacccatccgttagcttagcattatgatcgtttagttttattgctattgctttcttcatgacttatagatattcctctgactatgagattatgcaactcccagataccggaggaacactttatgtgctatcaaacgtcacaacgtaactgggtgattataaagatgctctacaggtgtctccgatggtgtttgttgagttggcatagatcgagattaggatttgtcactccgagtatcggagaggtatctttgggccctctcggcaatgcacatcactataagccttgcaagtaatgtgactaatgagttagttgcgggatgatgcattacggaccgagtaaagagacttttcggtaacgagattgaactaggtatgaggataccgacgatagaatctcgggcaagtaacataccgatgacaaagggaatgacgtatgttgttatgcggtttgaccgataaagatcttcgtagaatatgtaggagtcaatatgaacatccaggtgtGTCTCGGAGCCAATATGACGAGCCAATATgaactattggttattgaccagagatgtgtctcggtcatgtctacatagttctcgaacccgtagggtccgcacgcttagttcgatgacgatttgtattatgagttatgtgttttggtgactgaagtttgttcggagtcccggatgagatcacgaacatgacgaggagtctcaaaatggtcgatatgtaaagattgatatattggaaggttatatgcggacaccggaatggttccgataaggttcggggattttttggagtaccgggaggctaccggaacccccgggaaagttaatgggctTAATGGGCtatagtggaggagaggaggcaggcTACGGGAGGAGGCGCCCCCCctgcccaatccgaattggacaaggggagggggcgtggcccccctctttccttctccctctctctcccttcccctttccccctctccgttggaaggaaaggggggccgaatcctactaggaacAAAGTCCTGATAGGACTCCATCCCTCTTGGCgtgccccccttgggccggcctcctcctcacccctcctttatatatgtgggcagggggcaccccaaagacacaatagttgtttcttagccgtgtgcggtgccccctccacagtttactcctccggtcatagagtcgtagtgcttaggcgaagccctgcgcggatcacatcaccatcaccgtcgccacgccgccgtgctgacggaactctccctcgacactctatGGAACTCTCCCaagaacacggaggtgtcgtacgtacggtacttggatcggttggatcgtgaatacgttcgactacatcaaccgtgttaacaTAACGCTTttgctttcggtctacaagggtacgtggacacattctccccgtctcattgctatgcatctcctagatagatcttgcgtgatcgtaggaatttttttgaaattgcatgctacgttccccttCACGTTCGTCCACCATGTTCTCTCTTATTGACTCGGTTGGAAATCCACCTCCGTCTCTCTCGTAGACTCATTCCATTTTCACAAAAATCAATCAGCGTCAAATCGAGAGGCGCTGTCTGAACTGCCGGAGTTGGGAGACGCATAACCGCCATTGGAGAAGAGAAACGGGTTTGTATGTGCGCGCATCAGGGCGTTCGCGAGGTCCTCAAGGCGCTCGAGGGGCTCTCACCACACATCGACGTGGCTTCCTGCCTGTTAGAGTATATAGGTGTATCTTTGTATTTGCTAAACTTTGGTTTGTAATCATCTGCTGCCTTATCTCTAGGAGACTTCTTGCCCTCCAAGCCTTATACTCTTCTGCCTTATCTCTAGGAGAGACTTCTTACCCTCCAAGCCTTATACTCTCCTGCCTTATCCCTAGGAGAGACTTCTTACCCTCCAAGCCTTATACTCTACataagcagcaaatgaaggagtctggatgaaggagttcatatccgatctaggtgtcatacctagtgcatagggtcctgagggagtcctggattagggggtctccggacagccggactatatcctttggccggactgttggactatgaagatacgagattgaagacttcggcccgtgtccggatgagaccctccttggcgtggaaggcaagctaggcaatacggatatgtatatctcctcctttgtaaccgaccttgtgtaaccctagccccctccggtgtctatataaaccggagggttttagtccataggacaacagacaagcataccataggctagcttctagggtttagcctctttgatctcgtggtagatcaactcttgtaatactcatatcatcaagaacaatcaagcatgacgtagggtattacctccatcaagagggcccgaacctgggtaaagatcgtgtcccctgcctcctgttaccatccgccttatacgcacagttcgggaccccctacccgagatccgccggttttgacaccgacattggtgctttcattgagagttccactatgtcattaccataaggcttgatggctccttcgatcatcgctagcgatgtggtccagggtgaggctttcctccccggacagatctttgtattcagcggcttcacattgcgggccaattctcttggccatctggagcagatcgagagctacgcctcTGGCCATctggtcagatttggaaacttgaactacacggccgacatccgcgaagacttgatcttcgacggatttgagcccatgccggacgcgccgcacagtcgcgacgagcaagacgtaactctgtcgtcggacagtgttcgggagatcgcatccgcagctactccggccgttaatccggagcaaatcgcaccattcgagagcggagggatagaccccgccatagaggccgcactctcagcagcgatagagccagatactgacttcacccctttcgagagctgtgtcgccgaaccactggatttatccccggtcacagactccgagccgcctacatATGTGCCTGttgaatccgactgggcgccggtcatggagttcacctccgcggatatctttcagcactcacctttcggagatgtgctaaattcattgaagtctctctccctgtcaggagaaccttggtcgaactatgtccggctagaatgagttgcggacgacgaagaaattcgctgcccacccaccacccacttagtagccactgctGACGACTTAAcagacatgctcgacttcgactccggagacatcgacggtatggacgacgatgcaggagacgaacaggaaccaccgcccttagggcgctggaccgccacctcatcatatgatatatacatggtggacacccccaaagaaggcaatggcgacgagacagcggaggatgacccctccaagaagccacccaagcgccgatgtcagcggcgccgttctaagtcccgccacagcaagagcagtgatactggcacaggagataataacactccggatagcgccgaagacaacaacaatcccctccagcacgatgtagagctGGAAGATGAACAAGCTAgtcctccagagcaggcagcaaatggagaaccggaggaggacaattacatgcctctctccgaagacgaggcgagcctcgacgacgacgagtttatcgtgcctgaggaccccgtcgagcaagagcgcttcaagcgccggcttatggccacggcaaatagcctgaagaaaaagcggaaatagcttcaagctgatcaagacttgctagcagacaggtggaccgaagtccttgcggccgaggagcatgaactcgagcgctcgtccaagagttacccaaaacgcaggttgctacatcacctcgaggaggaagcattgaaacctcattcaccagtgtacgatgcggctgaccggccactacgcggccgagccagagaggcgtttcagcctgaagttcaacCCGCACGCCatcgccactcaatcaaaaatactaagACCCGGGGTTacacagaggacctgcgagacatattgga
This genomic interval carries:
- the LOC125529941 gene encoding ATP synthase subunit d, mitochondrial-like codes for the protein MSGVKKVTDVAAKAGKAIDWDGLAKMLVSDEARKEFANLRRTFEDVNHQLQTKFSQEPKPIDWEYYKKGIGSKVVDMYKEAYDSIEIPKYVDTVTPEYKPKFDALLIEMKEAEKTSLKESERIEKEIAELKELKKKISTMTADEYFAKHPELKKKFDDEIRNDYWGY